The following are encoded in a window of Desulfuromonadales bacterium genomic DNA:
- a CDS encoding LysR family transcriptional regulator → MKRLEVRSKVWLEVEGEPLLGEGRERLLRLIEQEGSISAAARAMAIPYRKAWSYLENMEKKLGCALVERHKGGARGGRTTLTAEARSLLARFDELKNGVQAFVDGRFDEVFGDKMGGRQ, encoded by the coding sequence AGGCTCGAAGTGCGCTCCAAGGTCTGGCTGGAGGTGGAGGGTGAGCCGCTGCTCGGCGAGGGGCGCGAGCGGCTGCTGCGGCTCATCGAACAGGAGGGCTCGATCAGCGCCGCGGCGCGGGCGATGGCGATTCCCTACCGCAAGGCCTGGAGCTACCTCGAGAACATGGAGAAGAAACTCGGATGCGCGTTGGTCGAGCGGCATAAAGGGGGCGCCCGCGGCGGCCGGACGACGCTTACCGCCGAGGCCCGCTCGTTGCTGGCGCGTTTCGATGAACTGAAAAACGGTGTGCAGGCATTCGTCGACGGTCGCTTCGACGAAGTTTTCGGTGACAAGATGGGAGGCCGACAATGA